A stretch of DNA from Juglans microcarpa x Juglans regia isolate MS1-56 chromosome 5D, Jm3101_v1.0, whole genome shotgun sequence:
gatCATTCCCTATCATTACAGTTTtatcaaacttccaaacaaaatataaaaaatagttgtaaattaGATGGTATTTTGAGGATAAGTTTTGTGTTTTTCCCTATTTTCCTCCATAGGCTTGATGGTTGAAGTGTGATTAGGAGCCTTATTACGCctggtttggataataagaaccttctatctcatcttaatattcaaatgccacaaacataaatatttttcaatttcaaatttttaactttttcatctaatattacctaatcattataaatttctcaaacttttaaacaaaatataaaaaataattcaactttttcaaatcttaaaataaaaattatattctaataatattttaactttataatttttttattcaactttttctctctcattttccaaaacaccataaaacatctaaactcaaataatttaactattattcccaaactatttcattattatttataaatcatttcatctcatctcactatccaaactaagtCTAAGTCACAAGTCATTCTTTAACAAACTAAGACCCATTATTCCTTAAATTTATATTGGAAAAGAAACCTACCATTGTAGTTTGGTCATGTGACTATTAAGTGCAAATACAGAAGAGGTTAAGAGCAAAAAAAGGGGGATggataagaatgaaaaggaGTTAGAAATATGGAAACCGCTTGGAATTATCCCTAAGGTGATATAATCACTATCTAATTAAACAAAAGAACATATGCAATTGAGTGTGTGCATATAGACTCctcatttttttagaaatgatatttgcaaggtTAGTTGTATAAGTCTCgcatactctttttaaaaaaaataaataaatttaagactcatatgaaaaaaaaaattatatttttaatgatagaccCAAACTCTTTTTcgaaaaaaatttgtaaaacttTGCATAATTTAAGGGTACATCTAGCGTTACGCTTTTCTTTTTGgcattttcttgcatatttagtTTTCTGCTACAATCTATTGATTGTTCCTGTGACCCGACATTCCCAACCGCTCATACCCAACGTCTCTTGCCCGAACTCTCGCCCGAACTCTTTCACTATTACATTATCAAGAACTTCTCGGTTTTTGCCCACTCCAATAGATCCACGTGTACAGCGAAAATTTCTCGAGGCTGATAATTTGGTTTCTTTCGTTGAAACAAACAGTCAAACTCCAATTTAGGCCTCAATCCTTGcaacgatctctctctctctctctttgtgggggggtttgtttctctctctacGCGTTTGCATGGAGTTCTAAATATAGGTATATGCAATTGAGTATGAGCTATTCTTAAGtggtttatatttatatttgccTTGGACAGCTCCTCTGTTTTTGTGCAAGAGCGATTGGTTCTCCACTCCTCCTGCTCATCTCTGCTTTCTCTCTGTCTATCCTTCTCTTTGTGCTTCTTTGGGATTTTCCAATTCTGAAAAGAGTGATCTTGCGGTAGCAAGGATCATGAGCCTGAGTTTGTTtccaatctgcccattcattctcTTATGCCTTCTTTTGGATTTATATGTGCTAAAAAggatttgattgattttgagaatctGGATTCCAAGGAAAATGGCGTCCTCGCAAGTCGACGTTTCTTCCTCTCCGCCATTTGGTTGTGTTCTAAAGGATCACAATAGGCATGACAGACGTATAGAAAGCAATGCCCATGCGACTTTCCAAAAAAGCCTCAAGAGCTTGGTTAGAGGTCACCTCCATTCCTGCATATCAATCTCTTCTGGTTGCTCTGAGTTCGACGAGAACTTGAGGAATCAAAACAATCATATTGATTCTTGGGTCGGCAATGGAGATAGCAAGAATCACCAAAGCCTTCGATTCATGAGTAATAATCTTAAGAACAATGATAGTCTGAGGAGTTCGCGAATTCTTGATCGATGGGCTGCCCAAAAAGCACGAGAAATGGTATCGACAATTGAAAAACAAAGCGAGGAGGCTGAGCTCTTGTCACCATCGAATTCACCCACTACTAGATCATCAAGCACATCAAGTTCTAGAAGGGACGATTCTCCAGCTCCATCGGATAGTTCTGTAGGATCCTTGAATCTTGGCGCATCTTCCCTCGTTCGGATATGGGAGAAGAGGCTAAATCAATCCAACAGGACAAAATCTGGTTCTTCAGCCTCATCTACAGGGTCGAATTCTGGTTTCATCTCTAATGACAATGGTTCTTCTATAGATGATGAAAGATATGATGTTCCACGTAATCAAGAATCGTTTGCAGATTGGGAGTCGGATAGAACAGCTCCTAGTGACCCATCTTCTTCAACACAAGGCCAAAACTCAGATGTAGGAGAGAGTGAGGGGGTCAAAGTTGCGGATATAATTCAGAAATTGATATCTTCAAATCAAACACAGATTTCATTACATTCTTCTTGGAGCAGCGGAGAATATGATCACGGGCTGTCTAGCTTGCATGGATCGCCACATTCAGAGCATGAGCGTCTTCCATTATGGGATAAAGTGGAGCATAGAGTTCTCCATAAGGTTATGATTTCACCTCGGATCAGAGGTCGACAAGCATTCAAGGATTTGCTCATGCAATTACAGCGCGACAGGCATAGGGAACTAGACACATTGGTTGAGCGTCGAGCAGTTTCAGGATTCCCACAAAGAGGCCGCATTCAAGTAAAGCATTTAAATATATCCATACAAAATTTCATTGTGATAAACATAATCTAGTAATAATTTCTTGCTTACCCTTTGGAAACACATTTCTTCAGCTTAATATAATGCTTGTTTGCAGTCATTGATTCGGCTTAGATTACTGCAACGCCAAGCGGCAATTCAAGATAAACGTTCCTCGCCACCAGCATCATCTGAAATCAACAGGCTACCACAAGGATCTTCCATCATTCAACTAAGGTATGCTGCTTTTCCATTGTTGGATTAACATATGCAACTGATGaaagttttttgaaaacattgctcATTATTGATTAAGGATGGTAATATCTATTTGTTTGAGGGTTTGAAGCATGTTTTCTATGGTATGTGGAAAACAATAAGAATGTTGTTTGCTATTTCGTTGAAAATTATTGCTTTAAAGAAGGTGGGGGCAGCTCATTCAATTGCTTAAGATTGGATAGAATTGGATAAATTTGATAGTGTTCAAAGTACGTTAATGGAACAAAATTACTTCGGTTGGCTTATGATGACATGGCACCCAAATCAAACGTAGGGACAGATTTAGAACAGGAACAGAGCAGCTTGCAACAACCCAAGTAACTAATACAAGAAGTCCTCGTCAGGAGATAGTGAACAACGCTGCTGATTTGGACATTTCTTTGACCCCTACTCAGCCTAGTGACCACACTAATAATCAGGAAGTTAGTATCACTGAGGAGCACAATATTCCACTCGAGGCACAGAACTCATTGCCACACACAAGGGAAGATGTCCATGAAGAATCGAGTCTAAATTCAAAAGAGACATCTCAAGGAACAAGCTCAGAGGCTAGAAACATTGACTTAGAAGAAAGTACAGATCCAACTACTCCCTTGAGTTTTTGGGATGAGAATGAGATAGTAGAAGACCTAGAGGACAGCAGCCACGAGTATGTAGAAACCAATTATGACTGGATTGGTGACATCTCTCGGCCACAAAGTTACTGGGAAAGCTGTAGAAAAGCACGGTACCAGGAGGTGCTTAGCACAGACAATGGAGATATGCGTCAGCTACTTGAAAGGTATACAAGCttgtttgttttccttctttatCTTTTCAACCACTACTTTATcttgaaaggaaaatggaaaatatgcatgttaggTACCATTGATCAAGACCTATAGGGATGTCCTTGTGATTAAGAAAACCGTTGTTCTCTGCATTTAGAAAGTTCAACTTATAGACTACATTTTCATGtttcacaaattttaattttgaattttaactaTGCAGAAGAACAGTATCAAATTTTCTTGCTAGCGACTTAAGAGAGAGAATTGACAAATTGATGGTAGCTCGTATAGAAATACAAACTCAcgcagaggaagaagatgaggatgGCAGCCAAGAGAGAATGGAACAATTAATGTCCTTCTTACAACGACACACATATCCATCCAACAGTCATcgagaagaagacgaagaagaagaagaaatagacgaagaagaagaagaagaagatgaagatgaagaagaagaagagggtggagaagaggaggaggtggCGGAGGAAGACAGAGATGAgacagaggaagaagaggaggaaagtGTCATTAGTAGAGATCATTATCGTGAAGGCGGCGGTTATTTTGATCAATCCTCATCATCGCTTCAAGAGCCTTCGCCATCTCCACAATGGGCATGGACTTATCGGGATAATGAAGTTGGTGATAATTTTGAACGCattacaacaatatctccatccGAACATTTGTCATCTCAAACTCAGTCTCAGAATACTCAGCAAAACCCATCCTCCATAGATCGTAATTCAACAGTGAGTTTTACTATATTTTCCTATGAGTTATCTAAAGTTATTCCTTTTAGAGCAATAAAGTAATACTCATGGTGAACTTATTACAGGAAATGGACCTCATATACAATTTGAGAGGCCATATGGAACAACTCTATCAAGAGATGTCTGAgctaagaaaatcaataaaGAGTTGCATGGACATGCAAATGATAATGCAAAAATCCATGAAGCAGGAGGTTCATTCAGGTTTGTGCTCAATATTCCTCTAAAAATATACAAGTTTTGGATAAATCCCTCGTTTTCCTAGTGAGGTAAGAGCAAAAAAACAATGATTATAGTCTATGAAATTATTGTGACAGTTcgaggggagggagagaggtCCCATGAGGGAGCACCAAAGACAGGCAATTGTTGTATTTGCTATGAAATGCAAGTCGACTCACTGTTGTATAGGTATATCATATCCTTTTTCGTTTAGGATTTTGTCAGTCATGtaatatttatcatctaatattcatatatatatatcttgcaGATGCGGACACATGTGTACCTGTCTCAAGTGTGCTCATGAACTGCAATGGAGTAATGGAAAATGTCCAATATGTCGAGCTCCAATCATGGATGTCGTTAGGGCATATGTGGGTTCGTAGAGTACTTCTGGTAAACCATTTTTTGCTCCATAGGACCTTCCTTAGTCCTACAATTCAACTTAGTAAAGCAAGAATTGGGAAGTCCAAATTCTTTTGTTTTCGCTTTTACAGTAGGTTGTCTCATTCCAACATTATATTCAAggtttctctttttcaaaatgtactgtgtatgttttttttttttaagggaaatcAGATTTGTGAGTCTTTGTAATGTACAAATTACaggattatatatatgtttcttccAATATTGTTATGAAGAATAAATGTCACCAGTCACTACCTCCATTCgtgcttctttctttcttcttaataGGACTgtacaaaaatctaaaaatctaATTTCAATTTCGACTCCAATAAGTCAAAGATGGAGTTAGAgtttttttcctccaaaaagtcagagtcggaggtgGATTCAaaccgactccgactcctaCTTTGccatccgactccgactctgatattatacatattttataaaactatgaattttttatatattaatcatatatattttatataactataacttatatagttagttaaattcaataatattctagtatgagttaattattataaattaatattcttctactataatataaattgactaataatagtttagtatatataaacactATACTATTCCTACCATAtaacactaatatataataacatataatactaatgtataaacactaatgtataataaataacatgtaatattaatgtataataatgtataataagtaaagtataataacatgtaatattaatgtttaataaCACGTGTACTTATGTATAATAgcactagtataataacatttaatactaagtctagtatataattaaattagaaataagttagaaacCAATATAATAACTTGTAATTAAACACCATAGTATAAGTCTATAATAGAAATAAGTTAAacattagtataaaatattataatgtgttaatatttaataacatgtaatattaatttatactataataacatgtaattagacagtaattaaaatttaattgttaataatcaatactaacaattaaatttagtgataaaaagattataaaaaccataaattaaaaaatttataactaaaacaaagattaaaattagtttggagtttgatttagggtttaggaaaaaaaaaaggcctagAACGGGTTTAGGagcccaataaaaaaaagaaaaaaaaagattttagttatatcatattttaatttaagtgatatatatatatttatttatttatgaagaaaaCGAAATATTATAGATGAAAGAAGACGACAGTTAcaaataaaacaagaataagcgttttcaacttttaaaattctataacctttcaaattatttcaatttatagtcATTTAGTACATGAATAGATGACGTGATTCAATCGAAAATTCCATGGcttttagaattatttaaattcatgatcaattatttaaaaaaatagaaaatgaagagtattttgagaatttaatagtcatttaattaaataataggaattaaagagttttttatatattaaaaggtCATTCAAATATCagttaaatgaaatataaaaaatgcttgtaagaaattaaaactatttgaataattataataacattaattagAACCATGTTGATATGAAACGATAGAAACTAAAGATATTGCTTTGAGAATTATacaggaaatatatatatatatatatatatatatatatagaataaaaaaaattctggttACAACCGCGGGGAGAATCGCGGCGTAACTGCATTCCACGCATTCCACGTGAACGAAAAATGAAAACGGTGCGTTTCCATTTCCCTTGTTGTAATAGCAACTCCTCTGTTGTGAAGATTTTGCCATATTATTTAGAATTATTCAACCGAAATATTTGGAGAAACTCGTATCCAAAAATGAGTATAAATTCGAACGCGGATATCCAAATCTGAGTATAGATCAAGATGCATATATATGGATCCACGTATGTATTCACATCCAAGTAAATAACCGGTTATTTACTTGGCTGTCTTgaattttttatgctttttgttttataaaaattggattttaaaaaaaaaaaatagtaaaaatagaatttaaacttaaaactaaAACAAGTAGAGAAAAAAGCCACCCATGAGGTGTGGCCCTTGTGGTGGCCACCTTGTTGGGCGGCCCGATCCAAGGAGTAGCCTCCGTCGACCACTCGAGATGGCCCTATGCAGGCTGCCCACGTTGGCCACCACGCAGTGGCTCTTTGCAAACCAACCCGTGGCTAGACTAGGCCCTAAGGGGTGGCCGATGGTGCCGTTCAACCAGGTGGCCACCGTCGgccagcctttttttttttccaataagatttagaatatatattttttatattttatttatttctttaaatttttataggaaaaaaaggCGGGTCATATACTTGCTTTCCGGTTCACCAATCCACTATATATCTGCCCAAAAGTATATTGGGCTGGGTATCCATCACGATTTTGGGTATGGACCTGATAAAATTCAGCCTGAGTGCATGGGCTTAATATTAATGGTAGAGAAGATTTTGAGATCCTCCATGGTATTGATGGAAAAACATTTTTGGGATTgcaaatgaaaaagaattgATTGGTGAATCTTGAAGAGATTATTTGTTACATGTACTGCACATGGTAGAGGTAGCACCAAGCAGCATAACATGAGaagtattattataaaatatcatataaacgTAAcaccattttacaaaaataccatcattttgtatcaaatattataaaaagtgttGTGTGTGTATCATTACTGTTTGCTAACATTCCCActctgaaaaggaaaaaatggtgCAAAAGGCCTTGgccgtaaaaaaaaaaaaaattacaaaaaaaaaaccttgtaatttttttttatctcactatAAAAACATTAATGGTTTTTCAATTCTAAGCTGGACCTTGTATACTTATTGTGGGCCTTTTATGTAGTCACTAGAAAGGCATTCCTAATTTGTGTCTGGCCTGATCGCACAAGACCCACATCTTCAAAATAGAGATCAAGAATTTGACCTATCTTTTCCAatgtaagagagagagagaaaaaaaaaatcctaaattgcTATTTATGTGGTGACTCAGTAATTGCTTAAGTTAGGATTGCCCTTTCCATGTGGGTAAAAAACACTTTGAATGGATGTATCAGTGGTACAGCATGCTAGCTGTAATGGATGCCAGCAGCGAGGTCCACTTGTCAGGGATAATAAGCTCACACATAGAGACAGTGACAAGGGTAGCACGCCCCTTTCTCTTTTCAATGTCATTAAGAATGCCCCCTTGCTAACAGCTCACAGTGAAGGTCCAGCAATATTAATACCAATTTATTATATGAGAGATACCAAGATATATCCAGCAATATTAATACCAATTTATTATATGAGAGATAccaagatatatatacatacatatatatatatatataattatgttgatTAAGTGAAAACTTTAACAGCTTTTATTGCAATTAATCACCTCAAAATTAGCAGGAGAGGTTAATTCGAAGTTCCAAACTCCAGCAAATGTAATGGCACTTGCTGACAAGGATTTAATGCCTAAAAATTCAATAGAGTTAGCAAGGTTTTGGATCTGCAACTCATAATTGAGGCATTATCCAGGCGAGCTCTGTGGATTGTAGCATGAAAATGAATGAATCAACTAGCTTGTCCCATCACCGATGGGGTAGCTTACTTAGCTTGTGCGACCAAAAGGTGTTTCATCATGTTGGGTTTCTCGTGACTGGCTGTTTGaacattttgattattttttgtaaataatacaAGAGAAGTTCAGCATTTTGTACGTACAATGATGCATTTCTTTGAGAGGCTCCTTTGTGTAGAAGATGTCAAGGAGAAGTGGCCATCAGtagctaaaataaaaagatcatgcCCCTAGCTCATGTTTATGTACTGTCTGGTTTACATGAATAACTCCTGTACAACGGCGACCTATCTGTTCTTGggaaaaaatgatttgtacaagtcttaAATAGACAAATCACATAtaagcttttataaaaaaaatagactcatcttaaaaaagtgtaaaaaaaaataatttttattagcgGGACTCACTCTTTTACAAAGGGCTCGTTATTGAGAGTGTCATATCCGTAGTACTATTCTTTACGATTGCTTTAAAAGTGAGCATGTGAAGTGTAACGTCAAATGTCATAAAAGATTTGAGTTTTTCTCTATTACCAATTAATTTTAGGTAAAACATACCCCACGAGTAGATAAGTGGTATCAAAATTAGAGATCATTGGATACATGCAATATACAGTTCGAACATCGTCAATTTTACTCATCGAGTACGTTGTTTATCGGGAGATGGAGTTCAACAGGATGacatgaccttttttttttctctctatcaaATGAATAGGAAACTTGAGTTATCACTCCCAAACATCTCATTAATTTGCTCAAGTTTGTCTTAGAAATGCCTCTCATAATTGACGCAAAAATGTTGGAGAAACACATGGTTTGCTTTTCGTGGAATCAAGATTCTAGGATGGCGTCTAGTGTTGGCATGGATTGACTAATTCGCAATTGGACATTGAGATGTCATTGTTACCTCTAATTTCTTGCTACTATTATTATAATATGCTCATCCATGTGTGtgtctattattattatatactttttGTACTGTTTTGAGCACATGAATTTGCTTGAACTATATCCTTCTTATGAATTGTCTTCTTCTAGTGTTACAAGTCTTAAAAAATGATGCATGTCGATTTTAGGgcccgtttgttttcagagatgagatgagatgagatgagattaaagttaaaaagttgaataaaataatgttagaatatattttttaatattatttttattttgggatttgaaaaagttgaattttttattttattttttgtggggatttgagaaagttgtaatgatgaggtgagatgagatgagatgagatgagatgtttttcgaaaacaaacaaggcttaATTGTCGAAAAAACGATATAGGTTAATTAGCTGATTAGAGGCCTTAACAATAGAATAATAGCTCATATCAGACAGACCATGCTTCATCTTGACATTTAGATTTGATATGTTTTGGGGTTATCTCTCATGATCAACTATAGATCATGACATGCATATTTAGAGCCTTTTTCCATACtttatcaacaaaatcaactgtAGATGActtaaaatatatgtttcttATTGTCACCATTAATCCTAACTGTATCAATATTCCAGCCATGCATATGTTTGATTGCAAATTGCTTGCCAAGCAAGATGGTTtgtgaacataaaataaatggaTAGGCATGACTACATTGTTCTTTGCAATTTAAGGGACCCAAAACAGTGTGGATCCACAATCTTATGCAACTTCCTCATGTCCTGatgtttcttatttttggtACAGTTATGAGGGATTGTCTTTGTCTACCAGTTGTGCATGTTGCCTCTGGCAAATCATTCTGGGAGCTCCGGATACCcctttttcatttatattcttTCCCATTAATGTTGGCCACTGGAGATTTTCATAATCCAATTCCCTTTTTACCCAAATACTTTTAAGTAAATGTTGAATATATTTTGGAGCTTTCAGTTTGAGATTAGAATcaggtaaaataaaatgtttctgTGAGTGCTTTCTCTGTCAGGGAATAAACACCAAAGATTTCTCACTACTAATGAAAGGTACTGAAGAGATTacggccccgtttggattcgaaactcacctcaactcttctcatcattacaactttttcaaatttcaaaacaataataatattaaaaataatattctaacaatattttattcaactcatttaaaactatctcaactcatctctgaattcaaacggGGCCGTACATCAACATTATTATTTGGATGGCCCTTTTCATGCTAACATTTGGGAAACCAATTTCAGGGGTGCATGAGATGTGATACAGCTCAATTAAGCTTAGTAAAATTGAGAATAATTTGACATCAGTAGGCTTGCAAATCTATGTTAGTTCATAGAGCTTACAGATTAAATAAGATCAGATTTTCTCACCTAATAAATTGACCCATAtagaaaaagaacagaaaagaaaatagaggtaTGTGCCCTGATTTAATAGGTGTCAACAGTCTTCAATCTCCATAAAGGCCTTTGGAGACTTTAAACACTATTATGTGATTAGTTCAACAACTTATAAACTGGAGCTAATACCTAGCAAACAACTTAGGTTGGCATGATCTTGAGATTTTCATTGAGCTGTAAAGAGAAGCAATGATTGGTATCTGTCCTTGTCCCCTGTCCAGCTTGGGATTAGAGAGGATCATGGACACTTGGGCAGTAAATACACAAAAGATAGTGAAAGAGGGGTCCATGAGAGGGCTGGCAATGGCaccaccaccatccctacaCTTTGTTTTTGCTTCACAAAAAGTGATAAATTCTATCTATCTTGACCTAGTTTGGAGGGATGGTGTCCTTGTCATCCATGCCCCTTACATTAGATAAAAAGCAATAGCCCCTCATGAGAGGGGTGTATGGCAGACCCCAACCCCCCCATGTTACAAACTTCCCCAACCCTTGTCCCCTGTCCCCACTTTCCAACTTTATAAAACCCCACATCATTCCTCAAATCCTCATTAAGTCCAACTTCACCACCTTCATTGGCTCCTCATGCCTTGCTTTCAAACACATCCTTTCTTCTCTGGTTTCTCCCAATAATTTGTTTCGCCCCAAATCATTCATTTCTTCCAATACCGAAAAAGAAAAGGAGCAAATAAGATGTGTTCCTCTAATAAGTTGAAATTGCACCGGGGGACTAATGTTGCCCCAACTATAGCTCAAATCAATGGCCGTCCTGTCCTTCAGCCAACTTGCAACCAGGTTTTTAGCTTAGAAAGACGCAATTCGGTTAAGAAGAGTTCCCCCACAAATGCTCCTTCTCCAAAATCTACACCTTCAACTCCGCCAACTGACACTGCTAATGCTAGAGCAAAGCCTTCATTGTCACCACCAATCTCTCCCAAGTTAAAATCGCCAAGACTGCCAGCGCTTAAGAGAAACAACGGTCCTAATGGGCTGAATTCTAGAGCTGAAATCGTCTTGGCACCACCATGCTCAAGCAAACCGGCGACTCCAATAAAAAGGCCTAAAAAAGCTGGTGGTGCTGGAGCTGCACCTCCTGTTGACACCTTCACATTGAAATATCGTTCCTCTATGATAGTTGAGGCCCCAGGAAGCATAGCAGCTGCGAGGAGGGAACAAGTGGCAATGATGCAAGAACAACGAAAGATACGAACTGCCCATTATG
This window harbors:
- the LOC121264515 gene encoding altered inheritance of mitochondria protein 44 — its product is MASSQVDVSSSPPFGCVLKDHNRHDRRIESNAHATFQKSLKSLVRGHLHSCISISSGCSEFDENLRNQNNHIDSWVGNGDSKNHQSLRFMSNNLKNNDSLRSSRILDRWAAQKAREMVSTIEKQSEEAELLSPSNSPTTRSSSTSSSRRDDSPAPSDSSVGSLNLGASSLVRIWEKRLNQSNRTKSGSSASSTGSNSGFISNDNGSSIDDERYDVPRNQESFADWESDRTAPSDPSSSTQGQNSDVGESEGVKVADIIQKLISSNQTQISLHSSWSSGEYDHGLSSLHGSPHSEHERLPLWDKVEHRVLHKVMISPRIRGRQAFKDLLMQLQRDRHRELDTLVERRAVSGFPQRGRIQSLIRLRLLQRQAAIQDKRSSPPASSEINRLPQGSSIIQLRDRFRTGTEQLATTQVTNTRSPRQEIVNNAADLDISLTPTQPSDHTNNQEVSITEEHNIPLEAQNSLPHTREDVHEESSLNSKETSQGTSSEARNIDLEESTDPTTPLSFWDENEIVEDLEDSSHEYVETNYDWIGDISRPQSYWESCRKARYQEVLSTDNGDMRQLLERRTVSNFLASDLRERIDKLMVARIEIQTHAEEEDEDGSQERMEQLMSFLQRHTYPSNSHREEDEEEEEIDEEEEEEDEDEEEEEGGEEEEVAEEDRDETEEEEEESVISRDHYREGGGYFDQSSSSLQEPSPSPQWAWTYRDNEVGDNFERITTISPSEHLSSQTQSQNTQQNPSSIDRNSTEMDLIYNLRGHMEQLYQEMSELRKSIKSCMDMQMIMQKSMKQEVHSVRGEGERSHEGAPKTGNCCICYEMQVDSLLYRCGHMCTCLKCAHELQWSNGKCPICRAPIMDVVRAYVGS
- the LOC121264516 gene encoding uncharacterized protein LOC121264516 isoform X2, whose amino-acid sequence is MCSSNKLKLHRGTNVAPTIAQINGRPVLQPTCNQVFSLERRNSVKKSSPTNAPSPKSTPSTPPTDTANARAKPSLSPPISPKLKSPRLPALKRNNGPNGLNSRAEIVLAPPCSSKPATPIKRPKKAGGAGAAPPVDTFTLKYRSSMIVEAPGSIAAARREQVAMMQEQRKIRTAHYGRTNFAKYEGKVAPLDSSSGQEEKRCTFITPNTDPIYVAYHDEEWGVPVHDDKLLLELLVLTAAQVGSDWTSILKKRQLFRDAFSGFDAEIISRSTEKKIMSISADYGINLSQVRGVVDNSNCIREVIKQIVLWTEPTMKNSQPIFFMSDLS